ATGTCGGCTCTATCGCCTGGTAGGATGCCTGTTTCTAAACCAAAATGCATCATGATATGAAGGAGGCAGTCGATATGATATGTTCCAATTTCACCGCAGCAGTTTAAAGACAGACCGTAGAAAACACCTGGATTCTACTAAAGAAAAATTAGAGCCACACTGCATTAGCAGAGTGGCTCCAAGGTGAAAAGAGTTAATAATAAATATGAAGAGAGGAAGAAATCAGGCCTTTAATTCGTCTTCTTTCAGTTCCTTCTCATTTGTCGGCATTTTACCGGTCGTAAAGTAGGTCTCGATTTCTTCAAGAGAACGCCCCTTTGTTTCGGGAAGGAAGAAGTTCACCGTAATAAAATAAATCACCGTAAAGCCCGCCAGCATGAAGAACACGCTGGAGTAACCGATAGCTGCCACCCACGGCAGGAAGAACATAGCAATCGTCGTCGAAACCCCCTGGTTAATCAAAAGGGCGATGGACATGCCGTTGGAACGAATGCGCGTCGGCATCAGTTCGGAAAGAGCCAACCAGACACACACACCAGGTCCTACTCCGTAGAAGGAAATGAAGATAACGAAGCCAACCACGATCATCCAAGCAACCGTTTGAGAAGGACGGTCGCCAAGATCGGCGCTCAGGATCTTGATCCCGGCAATATTTCCATTCTTATCAGGAGAAGCCATAGGAATCGTCGCCATGGCAGGAGATTCCTCGCCGCCCTTCATCACTTTAGCAAAGTTGAAAACAAGGCTATTCTGTGCACCTCCCTGTTCATAGTTGACAACAAGCTGTTTGTTACTGTTGTCTTCGGAAGGATCTAGCCCCAGCTTGGTCAACACAGCGGGCGTATTCAGGTCGACATTGAGATGCTTATCCACGATCATCGTGCTGACTTGTTCCTTGACGGAAACACGGCTCTGTTCGATAGAAAGGAACAAGAAGCCGATAAGGCACAGCCCCACGATGATTCCGGACGTACCAATGCGCAGAAGGAATTTACGTCCCATCTTGTCAACAAGAGCAACAGCAACAATAGTCATGACCATATTAGCTACCTTCAAGGCAATATCGCCAGCGTTAGCAGACGTACCTTCAAGTCCACCCTGATGGAAGATACTCACCGAATAGTTGAGCATGGAATTAATGCCGGTCGCCTGGGTACAGGCAAGAATGACAACAGCAAGAATGAAAGGATAAACGTACTTTTTCTGAAACAACGTTTCCTTTTTCCCGGAACCGGCCTGAGCTTGCGCCTTGGCTTCGGCTGCAGTAGCTTCGATTTCCTCCATCGTCTGAACAGCCACTTTTTCGGAATTTCCGCGACGCAGAGCAGCCAGGGCTTCTTCCTTGCGATTACGCTTGAAAAGCCAGCGAGGTGATTCTGTTACAAACAGAGCGCCAATGCTCAACAAGACTCCGGGAATAATGGATACCCAGAAAATACCGCGCCAAGCCGTATCCTGGTGGAGATTCCAGTTTTCCACAGCCCAAGAGAACCCGTAGGCAATAAGAGCGGCCAGCACAAGCCCAATCGTCAGCATTAACTGGAACATACCGGTTCCCTTTCCTCGCGAATCGGCACTCAGACATTCGGCCAAGTACAAAGGTACGATCACACCAATCAAGCCGGCGGAAAAGCCCTGGATGATACGGCCGATGCACAGCTGAAGAAAACCGGAACTCACTTCGTACCCCCACAGGGTCCAGACTTCGCCGGAGAAGTAGGTACAGGCAATGATCGGAATGCTCACCACAAACAACAAGGAGCTGATGATAAGCATTTTCTTGCGTCCGAACATATCGGCAAGAGCACCTGCAAACAAGGATGAAATCACGCTTCCCCCAAGCACAGCGGCTACAACCAACCCTAGGTTGGCATCTTTCAGATAGTTGCCGGCAGTTGCCTTAAGAAAGGGGAGAGCCCCTGCGATAATCCCCACGTCCAATCCGTAGATCAAACCGCCCAAACCGGCGATAATCAACAGGTAGCGTGAGTACCTCTTAACGGAAGCGGAGACTTCCGATGAAGCAGTAGTTGAGTCACTCATGGTTTTTTTATTCTATGCAAATACAGTAGTTCCGCAACCAAAAAGAAAACAAGACCCTTCTGGAAAATGAATTTCCCGAAAGCATCTTAATTCCCTCCTCCCGATGTATCCGGTTCTGAAACTTCTCAGGGATGGAGCCGCCTTTCGATTTCCTCCTGCGCCAGATGGGCAAACGTACTCAGACGCGAGTCCTCGTTCCTGCCATACTCTCTTAATAACGGCAGAGACAAGTTTCCCCCGACTTTACCGAGAATACGCACGCCGGATTCACGAACCGCCGACGGGGTATCGTCTTTCTCGATCACCCCGAGAATCCCACGCTCGAGATTGTTTCCAGCAAGCATGCAACGTGTTTCCCACTGTTCGGGATTCATGCGCCACAATGCCAGTAAAAAATCAACGGATTTACCGTCCCGGCGAGCCAGCAAATAATCAACCGCAGGTACGGGTACGGACAAATTCGCCCGCATAAGGCTATCGACGGTATAGGCGAGCAGGAGACGCGTATTTTCATCGTCAGGCGGAGCCCAGACACCCAGCGCCGAGGCCAAAGCCGCCACGTATTCCGCATCGTTCCCCCAAGGTTCCCTCAAGCGCTCCGACAGCACGGCACAGACTCCGATGGACGGTTTGGCCGGAGGAGCAAGAGCCAGCCTCCGGGCTGCTGCTGCCACCCTTCTCGCATCAAGATTGCGCAACTCGCGCAAATTAGCCTCCAAATAAAACGGATCATCCGGGTTGTTCAATACCTTGGCAGGGGCCGACTCTTCAAAAAGATTGCGATCCAGCTCGACATCCATGAAATGCAAAGAGGAATCGCTTAATTCCAGCGTTCCGATCCGAGAGACGATTCTGGCCAGTTCATCAAATGAAAGCGGACTCTTATCTACAATAAACAATCCTCCCCCCTGCCTGCCATGGTATTCAGGAGTTTCACGCGTTTGCGACATTCGTTTCAAAAAAGCTCCTATTACTTCTGCTTTCCGTTCATCCCCGCCGCGCATCCAAATCCCGGCAACACCCCCGTTATCCTTGCGATCCGCCAATTTCCGGAACAGAGGATCCAGATCTCCGTCCCGGTACATTTCATCGTCCGGTTTTCCCTGGAGTCCCTCCGACGAAGAAACAAGAGCGGGTTTTACGGCGACAGAGGAAGAAGAGACTGCTGCATCCTGCCCGTCAACACTTCCCTTCTCCAGCCGCCCCGACAGCCCCTCTCTTGGCACGCGTGCATATAGCGCAAGCATCAGCGCCACGGCAACTCCGACCACACGCATGCCCCACGCCGGTGAACTGAGAAAAACCATCATCCCCCCCAAACAACCGAACAGGACACCGAATGCCTGGCGCTGGAAATCCCCCCGGATCACATCCAAATGCAAAATAACCAGACATACAAAAACAAGAAGAAGGCCGACCGCAAAAAACACATACCGGAACCGGCGCCTTCCCATACGCCCCAGCTTACGGGAAGTTCCCCGCTGTTCCCGGTCGAATAATCGCTTTTGCATGCAAATTACGAGTATCACGTTTATCACTCCGATGGCAAGACCTCTCTCGTCCCTACGGTCAGGCAAATCACCCATGCCTTCCACCGGTAAAATTCCTCATTTTTCCTTATGTCATTCCGAGGGAACGCACTTGCAGAAAAGCAACCGTGCATGTAGCATATTCGCCATGTCTTCACCGCTACCTGAACGACGCGATTTTATCAGGGACATGATCGCCTCCGATCTTGCCGAGGGCAAGCACACGGCGCCCATCACCCGTTTCCCCCCGGAACCCAATGGATACCTTCACATTGGACACGCCAAATCCATCTGCCTGAACTTTGGACTCGGTCAGGAATACGCTCCCATCGGCGGGCGATGCCACCTGCGCTTCGACGATACCAATCCGAGCAAGGAAGACCAAGAATACGTCGACAGCATCAAGGAAGACATCCACTGGCTCGGTTTCGACTGGGGCAGCCATCTTTATTTCGCCAGCAACATGTTCGACTTCTTCCACTCCTGTGCCGTCGCCCTCATTGAAAAAGGGCTCGCCTATGTGGACGAACAAAGCGTCGAGGATATCCGCGCCCAACGCGGCAACGTCACCACACCCGGACAGGAATCTCCGTTCCGCAACCGTTCCGTCAAAGAAAATATGGAACGTTTCACCGCCATGAAAAATGGTGAGATTCCCGAAGGAAAAGCCGTCCTCCGTGCCAAAATCGACATGTCGTCCTCCAACATGAACATGAGGGATCCCGTCCTCTACCGCATCATGTTCGCAGAGCACCACAACACCGGCAACACTTGGTGCATCTATCCGATGTACGACTTCGCCCACCCGCTGGAAGACGCCTACGAACACATCACCCACTCCCTTTGCACCCTGGAATTCGAAAACCACCGCCCCCTTTACGACTGGGTCATCGACAACTGTCCCGTCCCCAGCCGCCCCCGCCAAACGGAATTCGCCCGGCTCAATCTGACCTACACGGTCATGAGCAAGCGCAAACTCCTCCAGCTCGTGCAGGAAAAACTCGTCCATTCCTGGGACGATCCCCGCATGCCCACTGTCTCCGGCATGCGCCGCCGCGGCTACACGCCTGCGGCCATCCGCAACTTCTGCCAGACAATCGGTATCACCAAATTCAACGGGTTCACCGATGTAGCCCTGCTTGAATACAGTGTCCGCGAAGATCTCAACGCCAACGCTCCGCGCCGCATGGCCGTCCTCAACCCAGTCAAGGTCATCGTCGATACATTGCCTGAGGACTACCTCGAATACGTCGAAGTCCAAAACAACCCGGAACGCCCGGAAGACGGTTCCCGCATGGTTCCCATGACCCGTGAAGTCTGGATCGAACGCGATGATTTCATGATGGATCCGCCCAAAAAGTATTTCCGCCTCGCCCCCGGCAGAACAGTTCGCCTCCGCGGCGGTTACTGCGTCACTTGCAAGGATGTCGTCACCGATGCCGCCGGAACAATCACGGAAATTATCTGTGAACACATCCCCGGCACAATCGGGGCCAACCCTCCGGAAGGCATCCAGTGCCGCGCCGCCATTCACTGGGTCAGCGTCCCGCACGCCGTCAACGGCGAAGTTCGCATTTACGACCGCCTCTTCACGTCCGAAAATCCGGATGGCGAAGAAGCAGGCTTCCTCTCTGTCCTCAACCCGAATTCCCTCCAGGTGATCAAGCACGCCAAACTTGAACCTTCGCTGGCGGAGGTCGAACCCGAGTTCCGTTGCCAGTTCGAACGCATCGGCTACTTTGTCTCCGACCGCCGGGACCACGTCGCCGGACAGAAACCCGTCTTCAACAGAACGGTCGCCCTGAAGGATTCCTGGGCCAAAAAGAATAAATAATCACAACTCCATGAGCGACGACTGCCTCATTTTCAGCCCTATAGAAACCATTGTGGAAGAAATCCGCAACGGCCGCATGGTCATTGTCACCGACGACCCCGGCCGCGAAAACGAGGGAGACCTCATTTGCGCTGCGGAATGGACGACTCCGGACATGATCAACTTCATGGTGACCCATGCCCGAGGATTGGTCTGCGCTCCGCTTTCCGGGGAACGGACGGATGCCCTGGGACTTCCCCTGATGACTTCCGTCAACAGAGAAAACATGTCCACGGCATTCACCGTGTCCGTGGATGCGAGTGCCGCCCATGGAACAACCACCGGCATCAGCGCTTTGGAACGAGCCGCTACCATCCGTCTGCTGGCCGATCCGAAAGCAACCAACGACGACTTTGTTCAGCCGGGACACATTTTCCCGTTGCGCGCCGTCGAAGGCGGCGTCCTGCGCCGGGCCGGTCACACGGAAACAACGGTCGACCTCATGAAGCTGGCGGGTCTCCAACCCGCCGGAGTCTGCTGCGAAATCATGAACGAGGACGGCACCATGGCCCGCATGGCCGACCTCGCCCAGTTCCAGAAAGAGCACGGCCTCAAAGCCTGTTCCACTGCACAGCTAATTGAATACCGCCGCAAAACGGAACAACTCATTGCCCGTACGGAAACCATCAGCCTCCCCACGGATTACGGCGATTTCACCTGCCACCTTTACGAATCCAGCCTGGACGGAGCCCACCATCTCGCCCTCGTTCACGGAGATATCGACCCGGACAAGTCCATACTCGTCCGCGTTCACAGCGAATGCTTGACAGGGGATGTTTTCGGCTCCCGCCGCTGCGACTGCGGCAGCCAGCTCCACGTCGCCATGCGCCGCGTGTCGGAAGAAGGAGGAATCATCCTCTACCTGCGCCAGGAAGGACGCGGCATCGGCCTCCCCGCCAAACTCCATGCCTACAAACTCCAGGAGCAGGGCCTCGATACCGTCGAGGCCAACGTCAAACTCGGTTTTGCCCCCGACCTGCGCGACTACGGCATCGGAGCCCAAATACTCCGGGATCTCGGCGCACGCCATCTGCGCCTGATGACTAATAACCCCAAGAAAATCAGAGGACTCGAAGGATTCGGACTCGACATCGTCGAACAAATACCGATCCGCATCGAGCCCAACGATATCAACCGCCACTATCTGGAAACCAAGCGGGACAAGATGGGTCACCTCATCTGAACCTCGCCACCGCCCACACTATTTTCCCGCCATGTCCCACGCTATCCCCGAACGCCCGGCTCCATCCCCTACCGCAGCCAACATCACCATCGTCGCTTCACGCTACAACGAGCGCTATACCAATGCTCTTGTCGATCACTGCAGCCAAGAACTCGGTTTGATCCTGCCCAATGTGCAAGTCGATGTCATCCGCGTTCCCGGAGCTTTTGAAATCCCCGTCACAGTCAAGGCGGTTGCCACGCAAACCACTCCTAGGCCGACGGTTATTATTGCCCTGGGGGTCATCATCCAGGGCAGTACGGAGCATGCATCCCTCGTCGGCACCTCCGTCACCAACGCTCTGCTCGGCATTGCCGTGGAAACGCAAATTCCCGTTATCCATGAAGTACTCCTGCTCAATGATGAGCAACAGGCCTACGACCGCTGCATTGCCCCTGGGCTCAATCGCGGGCAGGAATCCGCCCGCGCCGCCGCCTCCATGGTCGACCTGTTTGCTTCACGGTTCACCGCCAGCCAGCATTAATTAATCTCTCTCACCCACTTCTACCTCTATGCTCTCCCGCCATCAAGTCAGGCAAGCTGTTGTCCAGTTCCTGTACGGACTTACTCTGGACTCCCTGCAATCCATCACAGACGCCGATATCGAAGCCATCTGGGACATCATCCTCGAACCCGATCGGGCTGCCCTCGATAAAGCCCGGGTCAAGGCCATCACCCATCTCACACGCGATCTGCCGGACAAAATCCGCCTGTTCCAAACCCGCGCCGACAATACGTTGAAAGCCATCGAAGGCAATCCCGCCCTGTCCGACTTCCGCGACATGTTAACAGATCTTATCAAACGGGAACAGAGCCTGGATGCTTCCGTCCGTTCTCTCCGCTCCGCGAAAAAGACCGATCCCGCCGCCGAAACACGGGCCATGGAGGCTGCCTATAATTCCCTGCAAATCATCAATTCCACCCTGTTGCAAATTCGACCGTCTCTCATAGCCAAACTGGAGGACTACCCCCAGTTCCGTTTCGTCATGGATCCGCTGAAGAGTTCCATATCCAAGCTTCAGGACATCAGTTCCAGAATCAGTGGTCTCGAAAACCCGGAAGGCCACAAAAACGCTACCGAATTCGCCCCCGTTATTGAAACATCCCAGGAAATGTGCCAATTGCGCACGGACGCGGGAGAATTGCTCCGTAAAGTCCTCGCCAATATCGAAGATCTCGACCAGCTTATTTCCGACAAACTGGAGAACTTCTCCCCGGAACGAATCAGTCCGGTCGACCGTTCTATCCTTCGCCTGGCCGCCTACGAGTTGAAATACCGTAAAGACCTCGCCACCCCGATTGTCGTCAAGGAAGCGATCCGCCTCGCGGAAGACTACTCCACATCGGAAGCTCCGCGCTTTGTCAACGGCATCTTGACCGGTATCGCCACTTCCTGCAGGAACTGATCGTTCCCATCACTGTTCTATCATCACACACACCGCTCTCCCCTCATGGCAGGCTTCTTCTCCAAACTACTCAACAAATTCTCCCGTAGCCCGAAAATCGACTGGGATGAACTGGAAGCCGAACTTGTCACCTCTGACATCGGTATCAAGCGAGCCATGGCTCTCGTCGATGAAATGCGGGAACGCCGGGATATTGATGCGGACAGTATTGTCAACGAAACCCGGGAGACTATCCGGCAGGCCTTCCCGTCGCAACCGGCTCCCCTGCCCTCCGCTCCGGACGGCAAACCAACCGTCATCCTCGTCGTCGGCGTCAACGGTACGGGCAAAACCACTTCCGCCGCTAAACTGGCCTATCTCCTGACCGGTCAGGGCAAGCGAGTCCTGCTCGCTGCCGCCGACACATTCCGGGCTGCCGCCGTCGAACAGCTGGAAAACTGGGCTACCCGCCTCTCCCTGCCACTTTACAAGGGACGCCCGAACCAAGATCCGGCATCCGTCTGCTATGAAGCCCATGAAAAGGCTCTCCGGGAAGGTTTCCAGTATCTCATCTGCGACACGGCAGGACGCCTCCACACGCGTCACAACCTGATGGAGGAACTCACTAAAATCCGCCGCACAATCGCCAAACAGGATGAAACGGCCCCGCACGCCACCCTTCTCGTCGTCGATGCCACAACCGGAGCCAACGCCCTCTCCCAGGCAAAGGAATTCCACAAGGCAACTCCGCTCGACGCCGTCATCGTCACGAAGATGGACGGTTCCGGCAAAGGAGGAGTCGCTCTTGCCATTCTGGATGAAATGAAGATTGCCCCCGCCTACCTCGGTACCGGGGAAGGAGCAGGAGACTTCGAAGCATTCGACAGAGACCGCTTCGTAGATCAGCTCCTCTAATCAGAGTAACAATTCCACGACGACCATGCGATCCTTCAAACTGCGGCCTCAATTAGCCGAACGCATTTGGGGCGGCCAGGACCTGCCCATGCTCCGCCTCGGCATCCCCGGCAAACCCGGCGTCCAATACGGAGAATCCTGGGAAATATGCGACCGTCCCGAACTGGATAGCATCGTCAGTGACGGAGACCATGCCGGGCAATCCCTCCATAGCCTCTGGAGCACCTACCGTGAAGAAATTTTCGGTCAAGGCTATGAGTCCCTGGACCGTTTTCCTCTGCTCTGCAAGATACTGGATGTCCACGACAACCTTTCCCTCCAAATCCACCCCCCTGCACAGACGGCAGCCCGCTGGAACGGAGAAGTTAAAAACGAAATCTGGTACATTGCTTCGCACTCCCCCGGAGCCACCATCTATATGGGTCTGAAACGGGATTTTACCGAATCCGAAATCAAGGGAGCCATCCGAACCAACCGTCTGGCGGACATGATGGGAGCCTACTCTCTGAACGATGGAGACAGCGTCTTCATCCCCTCCGGCCTTGTCCACGGCATCGGAGCCGGCCACGTCATTTACGAAATCCAGCAGAACAGCGACACCACTTATCGCCTTTACGATTGGGGCCGGGTGGATGCCTCCGGCCATGCCCGTGAACTTCACTTGGAGCAATCCCTGGATGCCATCCGTGAAGCGGGTAATCCCGTCTGTTCTCCCCGCCCGGCAGCTCCCGGC
This is a stretch of genomic DNA from Akkermansia sp. N21116. It encodes these proteins:
- the ribH gene encoding 6,7-dimethyl-8-ribityllumazine synthase — protein: MSHAIPERPAPSPTAANITIVASRYNERYTNALVDHCSQELGLILPNVQVDVIRVPGAFEIPVTVKAVATQTTPRPTVIIALGVIIQGSTEHASLVGTSVTNALLGIAVETQIPVIHEVLLLNDEQQAYDRCIAPGLNRGQESARAAASMVDLFASRFTASQH
- a CDS encoding bifunctional 3,4-dihydroxy-2-butanone-4-phosphate synthase/GTP cyclohydrolase II; protein product: MSDDCLIFSPIETIVEEIRNGRMVIVTDDPGRENEGDLICAAEWTTPDMINFMVTHARGLVCAPLSGERTDALGLPLMTSVNRENMSTAFTVSVDASAAHGTTTGISALERAATIRLLADPKATNDDFVQPGHIFPLRAVEGGVLRRAGHTETTVDLMKLAGLQPAGVCCEIMNEDGTMARMADLAQFQKEHGLKACSTAQLIEYRRKTEQLIARTETISLPTDYGDFTCHLYESSLDGAHHLALVHGDIDPDKSILVRVHSECLTGDVFGSRRCDCGSQLHVAMRRVSEEGGIILYLRQEGRGIGLPAKLHAYKLQEQGLDTVEANVKLGFAPDLRDYGIGAQILRDLGARHLRLMTNNPKKIRGLEGFGLDIVEQIPIRIEPNDINRHYLETKRDKMGHLI
- the nusB gene encoding transcription antitermination factor NusB, with the protein product MLSRHQVRQAVVQFLYGLTLDSLQSITDADIEAIWDIILEPDRAALDKARVKAITHLTRDLPDKIRLFQTRADNTLKAIEGNPALSDFRDMLTDLIKREQSLDASVRSLRSAKKTDPAAETRAMEAAYNSLQIINSTLLQIRPSLIAKLEDYPQFRFVMDPLKSSISKLQDISSRISGLENPEGHKNATEFAPVIETSQEMCQLRTDAGELLRKVLANIEDLDQLISDKLENFSPERISPVDRSILRLAAYELKYRKDLATPIVVKEAIRLAEDYSTSEAPRFVNGILTGIATSCRN
- a CDS encoding MFS transporter translates to MSDSTTASSEVSASVKRYSRYLLIIAGLGGLIYGLDVGIIAGALPFLKATAGNYLKDANLGLVVAAVLGGSVISSLFAGALADMFGRKKMLIISSLLFVVSIPIIACTYFSGEVWTLWGYEVSSGFLQLCIGRIIQGFSAGLIGVIVPLYLAECLSADSRGKGTGMFQLMLTIGLVLAALIAYGFSWAVENWNLHQDTAWRGIFWVSIIPGVLLSIGALFVTESPRWLFKRNRKEEALAALRRGNSEKVAVQTMEEIEATAAEAKAQAQAGSGKKETLFQKKYVYPFILAVVILACTQATGINSMLNYSVSIFHQGGLEGTSANAGDIALKVANMVMTIVAVALVDKMGRKFLLRIGTSGIIVGLCLIGFLFLSIEQSRVSVKEQVSTMIVDKHLNVDLNTPAVLTKLGLDPSEDNSNKQLVVNYEQGGAQNSLVFNFAKVMKGGEESPAMATIPMASPDKNGNIAGIKILSADLGDRPSQTVAWMIVVGFVIFISFYGVGPGVCVWLALSELMPTRIRSNGMSIALLINQGVSTTIAMFFLPWVAAIGYSSVFFMLAGFTVIYFITVNFFLPETKGRSLEEIETYFTTGKMPTNEKELKEDELKA
- the ftsY gene encoding signal recognition particle-docking protein FtsY, which codes for MAGFFSKLLNKFSRSPKIDWDELEAELVTSDIGIKRAMALVDEMRERRDIDADSIVNETRETIRQAFPSQPAPLPSAPDGKPTVILVVGVNGTGKTTSAAKLAYLLTGQGKRVLLAAADTFRAAAVEQLENWATRLSLPLYKGRPNQDPASVCYEAHEKALREGFQYLICDTAGRLHTRHNLMEELTKIRRTIAKQDETAPHATLLVVDATTGANALSQAKEFHKATPLDAVIVTKMDGSGKGGVALAILDEMKIAPAYLGTGEGAGDFEAFDRDRFVDQLL
- a CDS encoding type I phosphomannose isomerase catalytic subunit, which codes for MRSFKLRPQLAERIWGGQDLPMLRLGIPGKPGVQYGESWEICDRPELDSIVSDGDHAGQSLHSLWSTYREEIFGQGYESLDRFPLLCKILDVHDNLSLQIHPPAQTAARWNGEVKNEIWYIASHSPGATIYMGLKRDFTESEIKGAIRTNRLADMMGAYSLNDGDSVFIPSGLVHGIGAGHVIYEIQQNSDTTYRLYDWGRVDASGHARELHLEQSLDAIREAGNPVCSPRPAAPGVLVDESCFRIVEEHLTNGTVPLNIPASQFAVLVVISGELDYGNDLPARPGDFLIFPAHGEAPVAIGPARLLIATVPPQS
- a CDS encoding glutamine--tRNA ligase/YqeY domain fusion protein produces the protein MSSPLPERRDFIRDMIASDLAEGKHTAPITRFPPEPNGYLHIGHAKSICLNFGLGQEYAPIGGRCHLRFDDTNPSKEDQEYVDSIKEDIHWLGFDWGSHLYFASNMFDFFHSCAVALIEKGLAYVDEQSVEDIRAQRGNVTTPGQESPFRNRSVKENMERFTAMKNGEIPEGKAVLRAKIDMSSSNMNMRDPVLYRIMFAEHHNTGNTWCIYPMYDFAHPLEDAYEHITHSLCTLEFENHRPLYDWVIDNCPVPSRPRQTEFARLNLTYTVMSKRKLLQLVQEKLVHSWDDPRMPTVSGMRRRGYTPAAIRNFCQTIGITKFNGFTDVALLEYSVREDLNANAPRRMAVLNPVKVIVDTLPEDYLEYVEVQNNPERPEDGSRMVPMTREVWIERDDFMMDPPKKYFRLAPGRTVRLRGGYCVTCKDVVTDAAGTITEIICEHIPGTIGANPPEGIQCRAAIHWVSVPHAVNGEVRIYDRLFTSENPDGEEAGFLSVLNPNSLQVIKHAKLEPSLAEVEPEFRCQFERIGYFVSDRRDHVAGQKPVFNRTVALKDSWAKKNK